From Elusimicrobiota bacterium:
TTGTAGAATCTATGCGCGACATCTGTCCTGCGCCGACTCCCACAATCTGCGTGCCTTGAACCAGAATAATAGCATTAGATTTGACATCCTTCGCTATTTTCCAGGCAAATTTAAGGCTCTCAAGTTCTTCCTGTGTTGGTTGGCGCTCTGTAGCAGTTTTTAGGTTATCAAGCCCGATTGCAGTGTCCTTGTCCTGTACTAACATACCGCCGCAAATTGCCCTGTATTCCCTGATTTCAGCATAGGGGTTTTTTGCATTGGGCAATACCAAAATGCGCAGGTCTTTTCTGGCCATCAATACCTTCAAGGCAGATTCGGTATATTTTGGGGCTATTACACATTCCGTGAAAACTTTTATTATTTCTGTTGCAGTTTGTTCATCAACTTCTTTGTTGACGGCAATAATTCCGCCAAAAGCGCTTACCGGGTCGCAGACAAATGCATTTTTGTAAGCTTCCAGGATGGTTTTTGCTTCAGCAGCCCCGCAAGGGTTGCTGTGCTTTACGATAATACAGGCCGGATTTTCAAATTTCTGCGAGAGCATCCAGGCTGCATCGAGGTCAAGGTAATTGTTGTAAGATAATTCTTTGCCGTGAACTTGTTTGGCTTCCGTTATATTCGGCAGATCAGGAACTACAGCAGGCAAGCGGTAAAGAGCCGCTTTCTGGTGAGGGTTTTCCCCGTATCTGAGTTCGGCAAGTTTCTTGATCCCAATTCCTATTTTTTCAGGAAATTTCTCCAGAGATAAATAACTGCTTATCATTGCGTCGTAATAAGCGGTATGCCTGTAAGCTTTGGCCGCCAGGTTGCGGTTTAAATTAATATCTGTTTTTCCGCTTTTAATATGCTCGAGTACTGAAGTATAATCCGAAGGTTCGCAAACGATTAAGACATCCTGGAAATTTTTTCCTGCCCCGCGCAAAAGTGAAACCCCCCCGATGTCTATGTTCTCAATTATTTCTTCTGTGAGTTTGTGGTCAGCTGTGCCGTGTTTTGTTATTGTGTCTTCAAAAGGGTAGAGATTTACTACCACAATGTCTATCGGGTCAATTTTATATTCCTTCAATTGTTTTTGGTCTGACGGATTGGCCCTTCTGGCTAGA
This genomic window contains:
- the purH gene encoding bifunctional phosphoribosylaminoimidazolecarboxamide formyltransferase/IMP cyclohydrolase, translating into MVKKTALISVFDKTGIVEFAKEISQLGYEIISTGGTAKILTENKIPVTEISKVTGFPEILGGRVKTLQPQIFGGILARRANPSDQKQLKEYKIDPIDIVVVNLYPFEDTITKHGTADHKLTEEIIENIDIGGVSLLRGAGKNFQDVLIVCEPSDYTSVLEHIKSGKTDINLNRNLAAKAYRHTAYYDAMISSYLSLEKFPEKIGIGIKKLAELRYGENPHQKAALYRLPAVVPDLPNITEAKQVHGKELSYNNYLDLDAAWMLSQKFENPACIIVKHSNPCGAAEAKTILEAYKNAFVCDPVSAFGGIIAVNKEVDEQTATEIIKVFTECVIAPKYTESALKVLMARKDLRILVLPNAKNPYAEIREYRAICGGMLVQDKDTAIGLDNLKTATERQPTQEELESLKFAWKIAKDVKSNAIILVQGTQIVGVGAGQMSRIDSTKIAASKMNDIKETLSSLPASKQPLVLASDAFFPFRDVVDMAAKLGVTAIIQPGGSMRDDQSIVAANEHKLAMVFTGMRHFKH